From the Xyrauchen texanus isolate HMW12.3.18 chromosome 37, RBS_HiC_50CHRs, whole genome shotgun sequence genome, one window contains:
- the selenop gene encoding selenoprotein Pa isoform X1 translates to MWKAFSLILALCLLAGCDAESETDGARCKPSPLWMIGEVEPMKDALGHVTVVAFLQASULFCLEQASKLSGLLLKLENQGYVNITYMVVNNREERSRWLHHLLKERLSNDITLYAQDLHQPDIWQAVNAEKDDILIYDRCGRLTYHLSTPYSILTNPYVEESIRHTYCNGICGECNMESSLELGECNKTTDVKPDKEPHTPTEGGHNEDHHRHHHGHGHNPHQGHDFTERHGQRGSHHHHHAGHHQGQQQVDFGQVHLGQKILGQVDFGQVAHNEPPVMIQPUAKHSRUKFQYSUHQGVESSGASUCUHURQLFPGEGNGRMAGLUQCQEELPATURUQSLTGEDNKIRETUQURPAPSAEUQQSQPTUAUPAGVTS, encoded by the exons ATGTGGAAGGCATTCAGCCTTATCCTGGCTCTCTGCCTGCTAGCGGGCTGCGATGCAGAGAGCGAGACAGATGGTGCCCGCTGTAAGCCTTCCCCTCTGTGGATGATCGGAGAGGTAGAGCCCATGAAGGATGCCCTTGGACATGTGACAGTGGTAGCTTTCCTTCAGGCCAGCTGATTGTTTTGCTTGGAGCAGGCCTCAAA GCTTAGTGGCTTGCTCCTGAAGTTGGAGAACCAAGGTTATGTGAATATAACCTACATGGTGGTAAACAACCGAGAGGAAAGGTCACGGTGGCTCCACCACTTGCTCAAGGAAAGGCTGTCAAACGACATCACCCTTTATGCCCAAGACCTTCACCAACCTGACATTTGGCAGGCAGTAAATGCTGAGAAGGATGACATTTTGATATATGACAG GTGTGGCCGACTCACTTACCATCTGTCAACTCCCTACTCCATCTTGACCAACCCATATGTGGAAGAGTCTATAAGACATACCTATTGTAATGGTATTTGTGGAGAGTGCAACATGGAG AGTTCATTGGAACTTGGTGAGTGCAACAAAACCACAGATGTGAAGCCTGATAAGGAGCCTCACACACCAACAGAAGGAGGCCACAATGAAGACCACCATCGTCACCATCATGGTCATGGTCACAACCCACATCAAGGCCATGACTTCACAGAGAGGCATGGGCAACGTGGCTCCCACCACCACCATCATGCGGGTCACCACCAAGGCCAACAACAAGTTGATTTTGGCCAAGTCCACTTGGGCCAGAAGATCCTTGGCCAGGTGGATTTTGGTCAGGTCGCCCACAATGAGCCCCCTGTCATGATACAACCTTGAGCAAAGCACTCTAGGTGAAAATTCCAGTACAGCTGACATCAGGGGGTAGAGTCATCTGGCGCCAGCTGATGCTGACACTGACGACAGCTGTTTCCAGGGGAGGGCAACGGGCGTATGGCCGGCCTCTGACAGTGTCAGGAGGAGCTTCCAGCCACCTGACGCTGACAGAGCCTGACAGGGGAGGACAACAAAATCAGGGAGACCTGACAATGACGTCCCGCCCCCTCAGCTGAGTGACAGCAGTCGCAGCCAACCTGAGCCTGACCAGCAGGGGTCACAAGCTGA
- the selenop gene encoding selenoprotein Pa isoform X2: MWKAFSLILALCLLAGCDAESETDGARCKPSPLWMIGEVEPMKDALGHVTVVAFLQASULFCLEQASKLSGLLLKLENQGYVNITYMVVNNREERSRWLHHLLKERLSNDITLYAQDLHQPDIWQAVNAEKDDILIYDRCGRLTYHLSTPYSILTNPYVEESIRHTYCNGICGECNMESSLELGECNKTTDVKPDKEPHTPTEGGHNEDHHRHHHGHGHNPHQGHDFTERHGQRGSHHHHHAGHHQGQQQVDFGQVHLGQKILGQVDFGQVAHNEPPVMIQPUAKHSRUKFQYSUHQGVESSGASUCUHURQLFPGEGNGRMAGLUQCQEELPATURUQSLTGEDNKIRETUQURPAPSAEUQQSQPT; encoded by the exons ATGTGGAAGGCATTCAGCCTTATCCTGGCTCTCTGCCTGCTAGCGGGCTGCGATGCAGAGAGCGAGACAGATGGTGCCCGCTGTAAGCCTTCCCCTCTGTGGATGATCGGAGAGGTAGAGCCCATGAAGGATGCCCTTGGACATGTGACAGTGGTAGCTTTCCTTCAGGCCAGCTGATTGTTTTGCTTGGAGCAGGCCTCAAA GCTTAGTGGCTTGCTCCTGAAGTTGGAGAACCAAGGTTATGTGAATATAACCTACATGGTGGTAAACAACCGAGAGGAAAGGTCACGGTGGCTCCACCACTTGCTCAAGGAAAGGCTGTCAAACGACATCACCCTTTATGCCCAAGACCTTCACCAACCTGACATTTGGCAGGCAGTAAATGCTGAGAAGGATGACATTTTGATATATGACAG GTGTGGCCGACTCACTTACCATCTGTCAACTCCCTACTCCATCTTGACCAACCCATATGTGGAAGAGTCTATAAGACATACCTATTGTAATGGTATTTGTGGAGAGTGCAACATGGAG AGTTCATTGGAACTTGGTGAGTGCAACAAAACCACAGATGTGAAGCCTGATAAGGAGCCTCACACACCAACAGAAGGAGGCCACAATGAAGACCACCATCGTCACCATCATGGTCATGGTCACAACCCACATCAAGGCCATGACTTCACAGAGAGGCATGGGCAACGTGGCTCCCACCACCACCATCATGCGGGTCACCACCAAGGCCAACAACAAGTTGATTTTGGCCAAGTCCACTTGGGCCAGAAGATCCTTGGCCAGGTGGATTTTGGTCAGGTCGCCCACAATGAGCCCCCTGTCATGATACAACCTTGAGCAAAGCACTCTAGGTGAAAATTCCAGTACAGCTGACATCAGGGGGTAGAGTCATCTGGCGCCAGCTGATGCTGACACTGACGACAGCTGTTTCCAGGGGAGGGCAACGGGCGTATGGCCGGCCTCTGACAGTGTCAGGAGGAGCTTCCAGCCACCTGACGCTGACAGAGCCTGACAGGGGAGGACAACAAAATCAGGGAGACCTGACAATGACGTCCCGCCCCCTCAGCTGAGTGACAGCAGTCGCAGCCAACCTGA